A window from Carassius gibelio isolate Cgi1373 ecotype wild population from Czech Republic chromosome B3, carGib1.2-hapl.c, whole genome shotgun sequence encodes these proteins:
- the LOC127953238 gene encoding cytochrome P450 2K1, whose product MDLKKMFRIRSLPLHSCYKCVSASAEKLREKMAFFESLLQFSSTGTLLGALLLLLVLYLLSTGSKSQKEGKEPPGPKPLPLLGNLLTLDLTRAFDTFFELSKTYGNIFQVSLGPKKTVVLVGYKTVKEALVNHAEEFGERDIGASFRIMNDEHGIVFSNGENWKEMRRFALSNLRDFGMGKRGSEEKIIEEIQYLKGEFDKFEGKPFDTTQPVNYAVSNIISSIVYGSRFEYTDPQFTEMVDRANENVRVSGSTSMMLYNIFPWLGPFLKNKKIILHNILQNRQQMMNLINGLLDTLNPHDRRGFVDSFLIRKQSEEKSGKKDSYFHQENLMMSVTNLFVAGTDTTGTTLRWGLMLMAKYPHIQDRVHEEIDRVIGGRQPVVEDRKKLPYTDAVIHETQRLANIVPLSLPHVTSCDVTFNGYFIKKGTTVIPLLMSVLKDPSEWEKPNSFYPEHFLDEKGQFVKRDAFMPFSAGRRVCLGESLARMELFLFFTSLLQSYRFTTQPGVSGDDLDLKGVVGITLNPSPHKLCAIRRS is encoded by the exons atggatttaaaaaaaatgtttagaattAGGTCCCTCCCTTTACACAGCTGCTATAAATGTGTGAGTGCATCAGCTGAGAAGCTCAGAGAGAAAATGGCTTTTTTCGAGTCGCTGCTGCAGTTTTCCAGCACTGGTACATTACTGGGAGCTTTGCTGTTGCTTCTGGTTTTGTATTTGCTTTCTACTGGATCTAAATCTCAGAAAGAAGGGAAAGAGCCACCGGGACCCAAACCACTGCCGCTGCTGGGGAACCTGCTGACCCTTGACCTCACGAGAGCCTTTGACACATTTTTTGAG CTGTCTAAAACCTACGGGAACATCTTTCAAGTGTCTCTGGGTCCCAAAAAAACGGTGGTCTTAGTTGGATACAAAACCGTCAAAGAAGCTCTTGTGAACCATGCTGAAGAGTTCGGCGAGAGAGATATTGGAGCTAGTTTCAGGATAATGAATGATGAGCATG GGATCGTGTTTTCAAATGGAGAGAACTGGAAAGAGATGCGACGCTTCGCTCTCAGCAACCTGAGGGACTTTGGGATGGGCAAGAGAGGAAGTGAAGAGAAAATCATAGAGGAAATTCAGTATCTGAAAGGAGAGTTTGATAAGTTTGAAG GGAAACCCTTCGACACGACACAGCCTGTGAACTACGCCGTGTCAAACATCATCTCATCTATCGTGTACGGCAGCAGATTTGAATACACAGACCCTCAGTTCACTGAAATGGTCGACAGAGCAAACGAAAACGTTCGGGTTTCTGGATCGACTTCAATGATG CTGTACAACATATTTCCATGGTTGGGTCCAttcctgaaaaacaaaaagattattttacacaatattctGCAAAACAGACAACAGATGATGAATTTGATCAATGGGCTTCTGGATACTCTGAATCCACACGATCGCAGAGGATTTGTCGACTCTTTTCTCATCCGTAAACAGAGCGAAGAG AAATCTGGCAAGAAAGACTCGTACTTTCACCAGGAAAATCTTATGATGAGTGTGACAAATCTCTTTGTTGCTGGTACTGACACCACAGGAACAACTCTGCGCTGGGGTTTAATGCTCATGGCCAAATATCCTCATATACAGG ATCGAGTTCATGAGGAGATTGACAGAGTGATCGGTGGACGTCAGCCAGTGGTGGAAGACAGAAAGAAATTACCATACACAGATGCTGTGATCCATGAAACTCAAAGACTGGCCAACATAGTACCCTTGAGTCTACCACATGTCACCAGCTGTGATGTTACCTTCAATGGATACTTCATCAAGAAG GGCACCACTGTAATTCCTCTGCTGATGTCAGTTTTGAAGGATCCAAGCGAATGGGAAAAACCAAACAGTTTTTACCCAGAACACTTTCTTGATGAGAAGGGCCAGTTTGTCAAAAGAGATGCTTTCATGCCCTTTTCTGCAG GACGCAGGGTTTGTCTTGGAGAGAGTTTGGCCAGGATGGAGCTCTTCCTGTTCTTCACCTCCCTTCTTCAGAGCTACCGCTTCACAACTCAACCTGGAGTATCTGGAGATGACCTGGATCTCAAAGGAGTTGTAGGAATAACTTTGAATCCATCCCCACACAAGCTGTGTGCGATCAGACGCTCATga